The following coding sequences lie in one Eubacterium ventriosum genomic window:
- a CDS encoding 3'-5' exonuclease produces MVKDYVCVDIETSGIRVKWDKIIEIGAVKVRDGKAVDTFSELINPGLKLSPYITELTGITDEMLKDKPFIEEVLPRFIEFAGDDVIMGHNIMFDYSFLKQNAINQKLKFDKMGIDTLKIARKTLKGLESRGLEYLCNYYGIADENHHRAFNDAEVTSKLYNVLMEKFGTESPGLFEPYQLVFKAKKMQPITDRQKKYLKDLMVYHKIEMNFNIDELSKNEASKKIDKILSEKGRIFD; encoded by the coding sequence ATGGTTAAAGATTATGTGTGTGTGGATATCGAAACATCCGGCATAAGAGTAAAGTGGGACAAAATAATAGAGATTGGAGCAGTTAAGGTAAGGGACGGTAAGGCAGTTGATACTTTTTCGGAGCTGATTAATCCGGGACTGAAACTTAGTCCCTATATTACGGAACTTACGGGAATAACTGACGAAATGTTAAAGGATAAACCTTTTATAGAGGAAGTTCTGCCAAGATTTATTGAGTTTGCCGGGGACGATGTGATTATGGGACACAATATTATGTTTGACTATAGCTTTTTGAAACAGAATGCAATTAACCAGAAACTTAAGTTTGACAAAATGGGAATTGATACATTAAAGATTGCAAGAAAGACTTTGAAGGGACTTGAAAGCAGAGGCTTGGAATATTTGTGCAATTATTATGGAATAGCAGATGAAAACCATCACAGGGCATTTAATGATGCAGAGGTTACATCTAAGTTATACAACGTGCTAATGGAAAAGTTTGGAACAGAGAGTCCGGGACTTTTTGAACCTTATCAGTTAGTATTTAAAGCGAAAAAAATGCAGCCTATTACTGACAGACAAAAGAAATATTTAAAAGATTTGATGGTATATCATAAGATTGAAATGAATTTTAATATAGATGAGCTTTCAAAGAATGAGGCGTCTAAAAAAATAGACAAAATTCTTTCAGAAAAAGGCAGAATTTTTGACTAG
- a CDS encoding VanW family protein — MKGIKKVVLLIACVILTMGTVCVWAASEDAEEKIKKGVSIDSVDVSGMTASEATKALKTVVSDKTATTVTFDVNGKSVQTTLGNLGYKWSNKTVVDEAVNTGKTGNIIKRYKDGLDLQHNGMKFNVEMSFNKDTLKKKLQTICAEYEIKAQNASLEATGHGFKIIKEKEGVTVDYDKTVEQLYTYVTEKWNKKANIKLTATTTVSKPKYTTEDCEKVSNEPMGSYTTEFSVGSSYANRNLNIQNGAKLINGAVVYPGEQYSCNENLYPWTEDNGWHPAGTYVDGGVQDSLGGGICQVSSTLYNALLRAEIKVVKRFPHSMAVGYVPLSADAALAGDYKDLVFENDTDAPIYVQGIYNSGGSITFNIYGHDTRKAGHSVKYESKTVKTTPVKTQTKKDSSKPVGYSEVESSGHVGYVAELWKITYENGKQVSKELIHTSTYAMSPTIVVKGTKKASTTTKKDDSDKDDKKSSEKTTKKSTSSKKSKKSE, encoded by the coding sequence GTGAAGGGGATTAAGAAAGTAGTTTTATTAATCGCATGTGTTATTCTTACAATGGGAACAGTGTGTGTATGGGCTGCTTCTGAGGATGCAGAAGAAAAGATTAAAAAAGGCGTGTCAATTGACAGCGTTGATGTAAGTGGAATGACAGCAAGCGAAGCTACAAAAGCGTTGAAGACAGTTGTGTCAGACAAGACAGCTACAACGGTAACATTTGATGTTAATGGTAAGTCAGTTCAGACTACGTTAGGGAATTTAGGATACAAGTGGAGCAATAAGACAGTAGTTGATGAAGCTGTGAATACAGGAAAGACAGGTAACATTATAAAGAGATATAAGGATGGTCTTGATTTACAGCATAATGGCATGAAGTTTAATGTTGAAATGTCATTTAATAAAGATACCTTAAAAAAGAAGTTGCAAACTATTTGTGCTGAGTATGAAATAAAGGCGCAGAATGCATCTTTGGAGGCTACAGGTCATGGATTTAAGATTATAAAAGAGAAAGAAGGCGTGACTGTAGACTATGATAAGACTGTAGAACAGTTATATACATATGTAACAGAGAAGTGGAATAAGAAAGCTAACATAAAGTTAACTGCCACAACTACAGTTTCAAAACCTAAGTATACAACAGAGGATTGTGAAAAGGTTTCTAACGAACCAATGGGCAGTTATACAACAGAGTTTAGTGTAGGAAGTTCTTATGCTAATAGAAACTTAAACATACAGAATGGTGCTAAGTTAATTAACGGAGCAGTTGTTTATCCGGGAGAACAGTATTCATGTAATGAAAACTTATATCCGTGGACAGAGGATAACGGATGGCATCCTGCAGGTACATATGTTGATGGTGGCGTTCAGGACAGCTTAGGTGGTGGTATTTGTCAGGTTTCAAGTACACTTTACAATGCTTTGCTTAGAGCAGAGATTAAGGTTGTTAAGAGATTCCCGCATTCAATGGCAGTAGGATATGTTCCTTTGTCAGCAGATGCAGCTTTGGCAGGAGATTACAAGGATTTAGTATTTGAAAATGATACTGATGCGCCTATTTATGTTCAAGGTATTTATAATTCAGGCGGTTCAATTACTTTCAATATTTATGGACATGACACAAGAAAAGCAGGTCATTCAGTAAAATATGAAAGCAAGACTGTAAAGACTACACCTGTTAAAACACAGACTAAGAAGGATTCAAGTAAGCCTGTAGGCTATTCAGAAGTTGAATCTTCAGGTCATGTAGGGTATGTGGCTGAATTATGGAAGATTACATATGAAAACGGCAAGCAGGTTAGTAAGGAATTAATACATACAAGTACTTATGCAATGTCACCAACAATTGTTGTAAAGGGAACTAAGAAGGCTTCCACAACAACTAAGAAAGATGATAGTGATAAGGACGACAAGAAGAGTAGTGAAAAGACAACAAAAAAGTCGACTTCAAGTAAGAAATCAAAAAAATCAGAATAG
- a CDS encoding B12-binding domain-containing radical SAM protein: MKFLLVAINAKYIHSNLAVYSLKAFAEKYGNNNNEIEIAEYTINQYSDDILRDIYKRKPDAVGFSCYIWNIGMVKEIVRDYKKICPNVDVWVGGPEVSYNVEQVLRENEAIDYVMYGEGELTFKEVMDKYTFNGIGIDELNDILGIGYRKSKSLEHQIFESETGILDCSKKQRIQIIINKPQQPVDMSDIPFVYKEMKDFENKIIYYETSRGCPFSCSYCLSSIDKRLRFRSLDLVKKELQFFIDNNTNQVKFVDRTFNCNKKHAMEIWSYIKKHDNGVTNFHFEIAADLMTDEEIALISDMRPGLIQLEIGVQSTNEKTLEAINRKTDIEKIAEITEKIHHGGNIHQHLDLIAGLPYENYESFKRSFDQVYAMKPDQFQLGFLKVLYGSMMKENSEKYGMSYSGRAPYEVLKTNWVSFDDILKLKEVEAVVEIYYNSFQFENTIRKLSELYESPFELYEQLGSFYQRHSENGEKHSRVKRYELLLNFIKKRNFEENIQWEELLTKDFYLRENAKSRPGFSKNIEKYKHQIREFFKGEEVRTILMDYEDYDSKQLEKMTHVEVFGINEDNLTYILFDYKHRNPLNKQAKLINITKQIKR; the protein is encoded by the coding sequence ATGAAGTTTTTGCTAGTTGCAATTAATGCAAAATACATACATTCAAATCTTGCAGTTTACAGCCTTAAGGCTTTTGCTGAAAAATATGGAAATAATAATAATGAAATAGAGATTGCAGAATATACTATTAACCAGTACAGTGATGATATTTTAAGAGATATTTATAAAAGAAAACCGGATGCAGTTGGTTTTTCATGCTATATCTGGAACATTGGAATGGTTAAGGAGATTGTTAGGGATTATAAGAAGATTTGCCCAAATGTGGATGTTTGGGTGGGTGGCCCTGAAGTTTCCTACAATGTGGAGCAGGTTCTTAGGGAGAATGAAGCCATTGATTATGTTATGTATGGGGAGGGCGAGCTTACTTTCAAAGAAGTAATGGACAAGTATACTTTTAATGGAATTGGTATTGATGAACTTAATGATATACTTGGTATAGGATATAGAAAGTCTAAAAGTTTAGAACATCAGATATTCGAATCAGAAACAGGAATACTAGATTGTTCAAAAAAACAGAGAATCCAGATTATAATCAACAAACCTCAACAGCCTGTTGATATGTCGGACATTCCTTTTGTTTATAAGGAGATGAAGGACTTTGAAAACAAGATTATTTACTATGAAACAAGCAGAGGCTGCCCTTTTTCATGCAGTTATTGTCTTTCATCCATTGACAAAAGATTAAGGTTTAGAAGTCTTGATTTGGTTAAGAAGGAACTTCAGTTTTTCATAGACAATAATACTAATCAGGTTAAGTTTGTGGACAGAACTTTTAATTGCAACAAGAAGCATGCAATGGAAATTTGGTCATATATTAAGAAACACGATAATGGTGTAACTAATTTTCATTTTGAAATTGCAGCAGATCTTATGACGGATGAGGAGATTGCCTTAATAAGTGATATGCGACCGGGGTTGATTCAGTTAGAAATTGGCGTGCAGTCAACTAACGAGAAGACTTTGGAGGCAATTAATCGTAAAACGGACATTGAAAAAATAGCAGAGATTACGGAAAAGATACATCATGGTGGTAATATTCATCAGCATCTTGACCTTATAGCAGGGCTTCCATATGAGAATTATGAAAGCTTTAAGAGAAGTTTTGATCAGGTGTATGCAATGAAGCCTGACCAGTTTCAGTTGGGATTTTTGAAAGTTCTTTATGGCTCAATGATGAAGGAAAATAGTGAAAAATATGGTATGTCTTATAGTGGCAGGGCACCTTACGAAGTGCTTAAAACCAACTGGGTTAGTTTTGATGACATATTGAAACTAAAAGAAGTGGAGGCTGTTGTTGAGATATATTACAATAGTTTTCAGTTTGAAAATACAATAAGAAAGCTTAGTGAACTTTACGAATCACCATTTGAACTGTATGAACAACTGGGTAGTTTTTACCAGAGACACAGTGAAAACGGGGAGAAACATTCAAGAGTAAAGCGTTATGAATTACTTTTGAATTTTATTAAGAAGAGGAACTTTGAAGAGAATATTCAATGGGAGGAGCTTTTGACAAAAGATTTTTATTTGCGTGAAAATGCCAAAAGCCGTCCTGGATTTTCTAAAAACATTGAAAAATACAAGCATCAGATTAGAGAGTTTTTTAAAGGAGAAGAGGTTAGAACAATCCTTATGGATTATGAAGATTACGATTCCAAGCAGTTAGAAAAAATGACTCACGTTGAAGTGTTTGGAATAAATGAGGACAATCTTACATATATATTATTTGATTACAAACACAGAAATCCTTTGAATAAACAGGCTAAGCTGATTAACATAACAAAGCAGATAAAGAGATAG